Proteins encoded in a region of the Panicum hallii strain FIL2 chromosome 3, PHallii_v3.1, whole genome shotgun sequence genome:
- the LOC112886296 gene encoding CCR4-NOT transcription complex subunit 11-like isoform X2 — MTTAPTMSACAPVPALQPDERADLLSLLAAAARPLADVVADFLARFPRERRLRVGGALCFLLEDKKMLHPTGRLIAFAILHQSYSPQTANPYVPMLLNGACDETSDKSEQAFVQLLLTSSSGNNNNEVLNQSAVDYINGSLSASQVLLPREQLEKQYCSNGVQSQPQISSFRSAAVRSVIPDPDVPQSCANSSESAISLPGSKQKSASDDRDSALAGLLQEKSGARLGPQWIRPTPPRLPVLDGELQWLNPDNNHELLWDYSMCADTSRGAAIRDLIARALKGPLAPAQQEQVILELANDPKLVYYCGMTPQKLPDLVEHNPLIAVEVLSKLINSPDISGYFAGLVHMDMSLHSMEVVNRLTTAVDLPTEFVHEYITNCIQSCQNIKDKYMQNRLVRLVCVFLQSLIRNKIINVQDLFIEVQAFCIEFSRIREAAGLFRLLKSLE, encoded by the exons ATGACGACGGCGCCCACCATGTCGGCGTGCGCCCCCGTCCCCGCGCTGCAACCCGACGAGCGGGCCGACCTCCTCTCCCTGCTCGCCGCAGCGGCCCGCCCGCTCGCCGACGTCGTCGCGGACTTCCTCGCGCGGTtcccccgcgagcgccgcctcCGCGTCGGCGGCGCGCTCTGCTTCCTCCTCGAG GACAAGAAGATGCTCCATCCTACTGGTCGTTTAATTGCATTTGCAATTCTTCATCAGAGCTATTCCCCACAGACAGCAAATCCATATGTTCCTATGTTGTTAAAT GGAGCCTGCGATGAAACATCGGATAAATCAGAACAGGCATTTGTCCAACTATTATTGACTTCATCCAGTGGAAACAATAATAATGAG GTCCTGAACCAGTCAGCTGTAGATTACATAAATGGGTCTCTTTCAGCATCTCAG GTCTTGTTGCCACGGGAACAACTTGAGAAGCAATATTGCAGTAACGGTGTACAATCTCAGCCTCAGATTAGTAGTTTCAGATCTGCTGCTGTTCGAAGTGTTATACCAGATCCAGATGTGCCTCAAAGTTGTGCAAATTCATCGGA GTCTGCGATATCATTACCTGGAAGCAAACAGAAATCTGCTTCTGATGATAGAGATTCCGCTCTTGCTGGTTTACTCCAAGAAAAATCAGGGGCAAGGTTGGGTCCTCAGTGGATTCGGCCAACACCCCCAAGACTTCCTGTACTAGATGGGGAG CTACAGTGGCTGAACCCTGACAATAACCACGAGCTATTATGGGATTATAGCATGTGTGCTGATACGAGTCGAGGGGCTGCTATCCGAGATTTGATTGCAAGAGCCTTAAAAGGTCCACTTGCACCTGCCCAACAGGAG CAAGTCATACTAGAACTGGCAAATGATCCGAAACTGGTTTATTACTGCGGGATGACTCCACAGAAGCTTCCT GATCTTGTTGAACACAATCCTCTCATTGCTGTTGAGGTTCTTTCGAAGTTAATTAACTCTCCTGACATTTCAGG TTACTTTGCTGGTCTTGTGCATATGGACATGAGCCTGCATTCTATGGAAGTTGTGAACAGGCTTACTACTGCTGTTGATCTTCCAACGGAGTTTGTCCACGAGTACATCACAAATTGTATCCAATCATGTCAAAACATTAAG GATAAGTACATGCAAAACAGACTGGTGAGACTAGTTTGTGTTTTCCTGCAGAGCCTTATCCGAAACAAGATTATAAACG
- the LOC112886296 gene encoding CCR4-NOT transcription complex subunit 11-like isoform X1 codes for MTTAPTMSACAPVPALQPDERADLLSLLAAAARPLADVVADFLARFPRERRLRVGGALCFLLEDKKMLHPTGRLIAFAILHQSYSPQTANPYVPMLLNGACDETSDKSEQAFVQLLLTSSSGNNNNEVLNQSAVDYINGSLSASQVLLPREQLEKQYCSNGVQSQPQISSFRSAAVRSVIPDPDVPQSCANSSESAISLPGSKQKSASDDRDSALAGLLQEKSGARLGPQWIRPTPPRLPVLDGELQWLNPDNNHELLWDYSMCADTSRGAAIRDLIARALKGPLAPAQQEQVILELANDPKLVYYCGMTPQKLPDLVEHNPLIAVEVLSKLINSPDISGYFAGLVHMDMSLHSMEVVNRLTTAVDLPTEFVHEYITNCIQSCQNIKQDKYMQNRLVRLVCVFLQSLIRNKIINVQDLFIEVQAFCIEFSRIREAAGLFRLLKSLE; via the exons ATGACGACGGCGCCCACCATGTCGGCGTGCGCCCCCGTCCCCGCGCTGCAACCCGACGAGCGGGCCGACCTCCTCTCCCTGCTCGCCGCAGCGGCCCGCCCGCTCGCCGACGTCGTCGCGGACTTCCTCGCGCGGTtcccccgcgagcgccgcctcCGCGTCGGCGGCGCGCTCTGCTTCCTCCTCGAG GACAAGAAGATGCTCCATCCTACTGGTCGTTTAATTGCATTTGCAATTCTTCATCAGAGCTATTCCCCACAGACAGCAAATCCATATGTTCCTATGTTGTTAAAT GGAGCCTGCGATGAAACATCGGATAAATCAGAACAGGCATTTGTCCAACTATTATTGACTTCATCCAGTGGAAACAATAATAATGAG GTCCTGAACCAGTCAGCTGTAGATTACATAAATGGGTCTCTTTCAGCATCTCAG GTCTTGTTGCCACGGGAACAACTTGAGAAGCAATATTGCAGTAACGGTGTACAATCTCAGCCTCAGATTAGTAGTTTCAGATCTGCTGCTGTTCGAAGTGTTATACCAGATCCAGATGTGCCTCAAAGTTGTGCAAATTCATCGGA GTCTGCGATATCATTACCTGGAAGCAAACAGAAATCTGCTTCTGATGATAGAGATTCCGCTCTTGCTGGTTTACTCCAAGAAAAATCAGGGGCAAGGTTGGGTCCTCAGTGGATTCGGCCAACACCCCCAAGACTTCCTGTACTAGATGGGGAG CTACAGTGGCTGAACCCTGACAATAACCACGAGCTATTATGGGATTATAGCATGTGTGCTGATACGAGTCGAGGGGCTGCTATCCGAGATTTGATTGCAAGAGCCTTAAAAGGTCCACTTGCACCTGCCCAACAGGAG CAAGTCATACTAGAACTGGCAAATGATCCGAAACTGGTTTATTACTGCGGGATGACTCCACAGAAGCTTCCT GATCTTGTTGAACACAATCCTCTCATTGCTGTTGAGGTTCTTTCGAAGTTAATTAACTCTCCTGACATTTCAGG TTACTTTGCTGGTCTTGTGCATATGGACATGAGCCTGCATTCTATGGAAGTTGTGAACAGGCTTACTACTGCTGTTGATCTTCCAACGGAGTTTGTCCACGAGTACATCACAAATTGTATCCAATCATGTCAAAACATTAAG CAGGATAAGTACATGCAAAACAGACTGGTGAGACTAGTTTGTGTTTTCCTGCAGAGCCTTATCCGAAACAAGATTATAAACG